One Capsicum annuum cultivar UCD-10X-F1 chromosome 2, UCD10Xv1.1, whole genome shotgun sequence genomic window carries:
- the LOC107859623 gene encoding chitin elicitor receptor kinase 1, whose translation MIFQENRSFKLVIGILVLNILWVGAKSQCSDGCNALASFYAWNGSNLTFISNTFSTTIKNILSYNPQITNPDIIQFKSRVNVPFSCSCIDGKFMGHHFGVQVKTRTTYPRIARLYCSNLTTVEKLQESNRYDPNNVPANSIVNVIVNCSCGNSHVSEDYGLFITYPLRPNENLVTLANDFNLPQKLLEDYNPGANFNRGSGLVFIPGRDQNGTYPPLRTSTSSKGISGGAIAGISVAAVFVVALLAACLYHICYRGGEKEKDSFPSLEPYKNSSNEHHHGPANFENPSEMSPLNKGASPEAPRIAVDKSVEFSYDELANACDNFSTAYKIGQGGFASVYYGELRGEKAAIKKMDMQATKEFLAELKVLTHVHHLNLVRLIGYCVEGSLFLVYEYIENGNLSQHLRGLVPDNEPPLPWSARVRIALDAARGLEYIHEHTVPVYIHRDIKSANILIDKNYRAKVADFGLTKLIEAEGGSLHTRLVGTFGYMAPEYGQFGDVSPKIDVYAFGVVLYELISAKQAIVRASEIATDSKGLVALFEDVLNGVDPREGICKLVDPKLGDVYPLDSVWKVALLAKTCTHENPQLRPSMRSIVVALMTISSSSADWNIGAFYENQGLAHLMSGR comes from the exons atgatttttcaagaaaatagaaGCTTTAAGTTAGTTATAGGCATTTTAGTGTTGAACATTTTGTGGGTGGGGGCTAAATCCCAGTGTAGTGATGGCTGTAATGCATTAGCTTCATTTTATGCATGGAATGGTTCAAATCTCACTTTCATATCGAATACTTTTTCAACCACCATCAAGAATATTCTTAGTTATAATCCTCAGATAACCAATCCAGATATTATTCAATTCAAAAGCAGAGTTAATGTTCCCTTCTCATGTAGCTGTATTGATGGGAAATTCATGGGACATCACTTTGGTGTGCAGGTCAAGACTAGAACTACCTATCCGAGAATCGCCCGGCTTTACTGTTCGAACCTTACAACAGTTGAAAAGTTGCAGGAGTCCAACAGATATGATCCTAACAATGTTCCTGCAAATTCAATAGTAAATGTTATTGTCAACTGCTCTTGTGGGAATAGTCATGTGTCAGAAGATTATGGACTGTTTATAACTTATCCTCTTCGCCCTAATGAGAATTTGGTTACTTTAGCGAATGATTTTAATCTACCACAGAAGTTGTTGGAAGACTATAATCCTGGAGCAAATTTCAACAGGGGTAGTGGTCTGGTTTTCATTCCTGGAAGAG ATCAAAATGGAACTTATCCACCACTAAGGACTTCTACAAG CTCAAAAG GAATCTCCGGTGGAGCAATAGCTGGCATATCAGTTGCAGCAGTTTTTGTAGTAGCCCTCTTAGCGGCTTGCCTGTATCATATCTGTTACAGAGGTGGGGAAAAGGAAAAAGATTCATTTCCTAGCTTGGAACCTTACAAAAATAGCAGTAATGAGCATCATCATG GTCCTGCAAATTTTGAGAATCCTTCAGAAATGAGTCCTCTTAACAAAGGCGCTTCTCCAGAAGCCCCAAGGATCGCGGTGGATAAATCTGTGGAATTTTCATATGATGAACTTGCTAATGCCTGTGACAACTTCAGCACAGCCTACAAGATTGGCCAAGGTGGTTTTGCATCTGTTTATTATGGAGAGTTAAGAGGCGAG AAAGCTGCAATCAAGAAGATGGATATGCAAGCAACAAAAGAGTTCCTTGCAGAATTGAAAGTTTTAACACATGTTCATCACTTGAACTTG GTACGTTTGATAGGATATTGCGTTGAAGGATCCTTGTTCTTAGTATATGAATACATTGAAAATGGGAACCTAAGCCAACATTTGCGCGGTTTAG TTCCAGATAACGAACCACCATTGCCATGGTCTGCCAGAGTGCGAATTGCTCTGGATGCAGCTAGAGGCCTAGAGTACATCCACGAGCACACTGTTCCTGTTTACATCCATCGCGACATTAAATCAGCCAACATTTTGATCGACAAAAACTATCGTGCAAAG GTTGCTGACTTTGGACTCACAAAACTGATAGAAGCTGAAGGTGGTTCATTGCACACTCGTCTTGTTGGTACTTTTGGTTACATGGCCCCAGA GTATGGTCAGTTTGGTGATGTTTCACCCAAAATTGATGTATATGCATTTGGGGTGGTGCTTTATGAATTAATATCTGCTAAACAAGCTATTGTCAGGGCTAGTGAAATTGCTACAGACTCAAAAGGACTTGTTGCATTG TTTGAGGATGTGCTCAATGGGGTTGATCCTAGAGAAGGGATATGCAAATTAGTAGATCCAAAACTTGGTGATGTTTACCCCCTGGATTCAGTCTGGAAG GTGGCTCTTCTTGCCAAGACTTGCACACATGAAAATCCACAATTGAGGCCAAGTATGAGGTCAATAGTAGTGGCTTTAATGACAATATCATCCTCAAGTGCAGATTGGAACATTGGTGCATTTTATGAAAACCAGGGCCTTGCCCATCTCATGTCTGGAAGGTAA
- the LOC107859624 gene encoding chitin elicitor receptor kinase 1 isoform X1: MISMTAKTIILILQIITLSFLFFIFNGEAMSCGNGCDMAIASYHIWPGTNLTYISHIFNVTVPDILKYNPEITNQDSIISDTRINVPFSCDCLNGDFLGHTFVYKTVFGDTYKRVATMAFANLTTEYWLKRVNNYDPTNIPDYAMINVTVNCSCGDGHVSDDYGLFATYPLLRGENLSTVAVALGVPVELLEKFNPGLDFGSGSGIVFVPARDAQGNFPPLNTRSRGLSRGAIAGITVAAIVGATFFAVCLNFVIYRSKKIEEESFLQGSSDEHFNENFRPTNLEKITETGPLFGVVSPRPTGITVDKSVEFSYEELAKATNNFSMENKIGQGGFGAVFYGVVKGERTAIKKMDMQASKEFLAELKVLTHLHHLNLVRLIGYCVEGSLFLVYEYIENGNLGEHLRGSGWNPLSWSARVQIALDAARGLEYIHEHTVPLYIHRDIKSANILIDKDFRAKVADFGLTKLTEVGSTSFHTRLVGTFGYMPPEYAQYGDVSPKVDVYAFGVVLYELISAKEAIVKTSEVITESKGLVALFEDVLHQSGAREGLRTVVDPKLGDDYSLDSVCKVAQLAKACTHENPQLRPSMRSIVVALMTLSSSSTEDWDIGSFYENQGLVHFMSGR; this comes from the exons atgattagCATGACAGCAAAAACCATAATCCTTATTCTGCAGATAATTACtcttagttttcttttcttcattttcaatGGTGAAGCCATGTCATGTGGAAATGGTTGTGACATGGCTATAGCTTCGTACCATATTTGGCCAGGAACCAACTTAACTTACATTAGTCACATATTCAACGTAACAGTTCCAGATATTCTTAAATACAATCCTGAAATTACAAACCAAGATAGTATAATCAGTGATACGAGGATCAATGTTCCATTTTCATGTGATTGCTTAAATGGTGATTTTTTAGGACACACTTTTGTGTACAAAACTGTGTTTGGTGACACGTACAAAAGAGTTGCTACTATGGCCTTTGCAAACCTTACAACGGAGTACTGGCTCAAACGGGTCAACAATTACGACCCGACTAATATACCGGATTATGCCATGATAAATGTGACAGTGAATTGCTCGTGTGGCGATGGACACGTGTCAGATGATTATGGGTTGTTTGCCACGTACCCTCTTCTCCGAGGAGAGAACTTGTCGACGGTGGCTGTGGCGTTGGGTGTGCCGGTTGAGTTGCTGGAGAAGTTCAATCCGGGTTTGGATTTTGGTTCAGGGTCAGGAATAGTGTTTGTGCCCGCAAGAG ATGCACAGGGAAATTTTCCACCGTTGAATACAAG GTCAAGAG GACTCTCACGTGGAGCAATTGCTGGGATAACAGTGGCAGCCATCGTTGGGGCTACCTTTTTTGCTGTTTGCCTTAATTTCGTAATTTATAGGAGCAAGAAAATTGAGGAGGAATCATTTCTCCAAGGTTCATCTGATGAACATTTCAATGAGAACTTCC GTCCTACAAATTTGGAGAAAATTACAGAAACCGGTCCTTTATTTGGCGTTGTTTCTCCAAGGCCTACAGGGATTACAGTGGATAAATCAGTGGAATTTTCATATGAGGAACTCGCTAAGGCTACAAATAACTTCAGCATGGAAAATAAGATTGGTCAAGGTGGCTTTGGAGCAGTCTTTTATGGAGTGGTAAAAGGCGAG AGAACGGCAATTAAGAAAATGGATATGCAAGCATCGAAAGAATTCCTTGCCGAGTTGAAAGTCTTAACACATCTTCATCACTTGAACTTG GTACGCTTAATTGGATATTGTGTTGAAGGGTCTCTATTcttagtttatgaatatattgaAAATGGAAATCTTGGTGAACACTTGCGTGGATCAG GTTGGAATCCATTGTCGTGGTCTGCTAGGGTTCAAATCGCTCTTGATGCAGCTAGAGGACTCGAATACATCCATGAGCACACTGTTCCTTTATACATCCACCGTGATATTAAATCTGCTAATATTTTGATTGACAAAGACTTTCGCGCAAAG GTAGCCGACTTTGGACTTACCAAGCTAACTGAAGTTGGAAGCACCTCTTTCCATACACGCCTTGTGGGTACTTTTGGTTACATGCCTCCAGA GTATGCTCAGTATGGTGACGTTTCCCCTAAAGTTGATGTGTACGCTTTTGGAGTAGTGCTTTACGAGTTAATATCTGCTAAAGAAGCTATTGTTAAAACAAGTGAAGTTATAACTGAATCGAAAGGGCTTGTTGCCTTG TTTGAGGATGTTCTTCACCAGAGTGGTGCTAGAGAAGGTTTACGCACAGTGGTTGATCCTAAACTGGGAGATGACTATTCACTAGATTCAGTCTGCAAG GTAGCTCAGCTTGCCAAGGCTTGCACGCATGAAAATCCTCAGTTGAGACCTAGCATGAGGTCTATTGTTGTAGCTTTAATGACACTATCATCCTCAAGTACTGAGGATTGGGATATTGGCTCCTTCTATGAAAATCAAGGCCTTGTCCATTTTATGTCAGGAAGATAG
- the LOC107859624 gene encoding lysM domain receptor-like kinase 3 isoform X2, which yields MISMTAKTIILILQIITLSFLFFIFNGEAMSCGNGCDMAIASYHIWPGTNLTYISHIFNVTVPDILKYNPEITNQDSIISDTRINVPFSCDCLNGDFLGHTFVYKTVFGDTYKRVATMAFANLTTEYWLKRVNNYDPTNIPDYAMINVTVNCSCGDGHVSDDYGLFATYPLLRGENLSTVAVALGVPVELLEKFNPGLDFGSGSGIVFVPARDAQGNFPPLNTRSRGLSRGAIAGITVAAIVGATFFAVCLNFVIYRSKKIEEESFLQGSSDEHFNENFRPTNLEKITETGPLFGVVSPRPTGITVDKSVEFSYEELAKATNNFSMENKIGQGGFGAVFYGVVKGERTAIKKMDMQASKEFLAELKVLTHLHHLNLVRLIGYCVEGSLFLVYEYIENGNLGEHLRGSGWNPLSWSARVQIALDAARGLEYIHEHTVPLYIHRDIKSANILIDKDFRAKVADFGLTKLTEVGSTSFHTRLVGTFGYMPPDLRMFFTRVVLEKVYAQWLILNWEMTIH from the exons atgattagCATGACAGCAAAAACCATAATCCTTATTCTGCAGATAATTACtcttagttttcttttcttcattttcaatGGTGAAGCCATGTCATGTGGAAATGGTTGTGACATGGCTATAGCTTCGTACCATATTTGGCCAGGAACCAACTTAACTTACATTAGTCACATATTCAACGTAACAGTTCCAGATATTCTTAAATACAATCCTGAAATTACAAACCAAGATAGTATAATCAGTGATACGAGGATCAATGTTCCATTTTCATGTGATTGCTTAAATGGTGATTTTTTAGGACACACTTTTGTGTACAAAACTGTGTTTGGTGACACGTACAAAAGAGTTGCTACTATGGCCTTTGCAAACCTTACAACGGAGTACTGGCTCAAACGGGTCAACAATTACGACCCGACTAATATACCGGATTATGCCATGATAAATGTGACAGTGAATTGCTCGTGTGGCGATGGACACGTGTCAGATGATTATGGGTTGTTTGCCACGTACCCTCTTCTCCGAGGAGAGAACTTGTCGACGGTGGCTGTGGCGTTGGGTGTGCCGGTTGAGTTGCTGGAGAAGTTCAATCCGGGTTTGGATTTTGGTTCAGGGTCAGGAATAGTGTTTGTGCCCGCAAGAG ATGCACAGGGAAATTTTCCACCGTTGAATACAAG GTCAAGAG GACTCTCACGTGGAGCAATTGCTGGGATAACAGTGGCAGCCATCGTTGGGGCTACCTTTTTTGCTGTTTGCCTTAATTTCGTAATTTATAGGAGCAAGAAAATTGAGGAGGAATCATTTCTCCAAGGTTCATCTGATGAACATTTCAATGAGAACTTCC GTCCTACAAATTTGGAGAAAATTACAGAAACCGGTCCTTTATTTGGCGTTGTTTCTCCAAGGCCTACAGGGATTACAGTGGATAAATCAGTGGAATTTTCATATGAGGAACTCGCTAAGGCTACAAATAACTTCAGCATGGAAAATAAGATTGGTCAAGGTGGCTTTGGAGCAGTCTTTTATGGAGTGGTAAAAGGCGAG AGAACGGCAATTAAGAAAATGGATATGCAAGCATCGAAAGAATTCCTTGCCGAGTTGAAAGTCTTAACACATCTTCATCACTTGAACTTG GTACGCTTAATTGGATATTGTGTTGAAGGGTCTCTATTcttagtttatgaatatattgaAAATGGAAATCTTGGTGAACACTTGCGTGGATCAG GTTGGAATCCATTGTCGTGGTCTGCTAGGGTTCAAATCGCTCTTGATGCAGCTAGAGGACTCGAATACATCCATGAGCACACTGTTCCTTTATACATCCACCGTGATATTAAATCTGCTAATATTTTGATTGACAAAGACTTTCGCGCAAAG GTAGCCGACTTTGGACTTACCAAGCTAACTGAAGTTGGAAGCACCTCTTTCCATACACGCCTTGTGGGTACTTTTGGTTACATGCCTCCAGA TTTGAGGATGTTCTTCACCAGAGTGGTGCTAGAGAAGGTTTACGCACAGTGGTTGATCCTAAACTGGGAGATGACTATTCACTAG